Part of the Haloarchaeobius litoreus genome is shown below.
GTAGTAGGAGTCGAGTGGTAGACCGTCCATGGCGGCCACTCTCACGGCGAGTTCATCAATCCACCTACGTCGTTTAGGCGAACCAAAACCATTATAGCTTTAGGCTCGCCTAACTCCAGTTGATGAGTCAAACGCCGCGTCAGGAGCCCACCGAGGAAACCGTCGTCAGGGCCAACGAGACCGCCCCCGGGAAGGTCGTCTTCTCCGAGGACGACAACACCGACGCGTGGATCGCGACGGACCTGACGGTCGACGTTCAGCGATAACGAAGAACTCCGGCCGGTTCCCCGGCCCCTTCGAGCTGTTCTACTGCTTCAGCGAGTCGTCCTCGAGGTAGTGCTCGAGGTGGTGGACGTTCTCCTCGAGCTCGGTGAGCTCCTCGCGGAGGATGTGCGCCGTCGCGTGGTCGCCGAGGTTCTGGGCGACCTCGACGTGCTCGCGCATCGTCTCGATGATGTCGCCACCCATCTCCAGGTCGTTCTCGAGCGAGGTGCGGATGTCGTAGACGTCCTCGTCCTCGGGCTCGACGGGCGAGCGCTCGGCGAGTGCCGCCATCCCGGCGACCGGGACCCCACCGAGGGCCTGGAGCCGCTCGGCCTGCTCGTCGGCGGCCGCCTCGAGGTCCTCGGCGAACTCACCGAGGAAGATGTGCAGGTCGCGGAACTCCGCGCCCTCGACGTTCCAGTGGTGCTTGCGGATCTGATGGTAGAACGTGTACGTCGCGGCCAGGTCCGTGTTCAGCGCGTCGATGATCTGCTCCGCCTTCTCGACGTCGAGCCGTAGCGAACTCTCCTCGACTGTACCCGCCTCCTGAAGGACCGTCTTCTGGGTGCTCATTGCGAATCCTAGTTCGCGCGCCACCCACTTAAAAATTCACACGAATCAAATAATTCTTTGGCTTTCCTAAACTCTGTTTACCTCTCTCGGGCCGGTTGGCATCCAACAGCCAACGACGAATTCTTTACTCACGCTTTCAGGCTCTTTATTCACCCATGAGTAAATTTTTGTGCTCCGCCCCCGTTACAGTGAGTATGGCTACCAGAACCGCACAGCGAAAAGAACGGTTGCTCGTCGACGGCGAGTGGGTCGACGGCGCAGACGTCATCCCGGTGACGGACCTCGCCGACGGCGGTCACTTCGCGGAGGTCGTCGCCGCCACGCCCGAGCAGGCAGAGGACGCCCTCGCCGCCGCACAGCGCGCGGAGGCCACGATGCGCGAGACGACCATCGTCGAGCGCGGCGAGTGGTGCGAGGAGATCGCGGACCGACTCGAGGCACGGACGGAGGAGATCGCGGAGGTCATCGTCCGCGAAGCCGGGAAGCCCATCGGGAGCGCACGCGGCGAAGTCGGCAGCGCCGCAGAGCGCTTCCGCCGCGCCGCCGAGGAGATTCGCCACATCAAGGGCGAGTTCCGCGAGGGCACCACGTCCGGTCACGAGGGCTGGGAGGCCGTCGTGAAGCACGAGCCCGTCGGCACCGTGCTCTGCATCACGCCGTACAACTACCCCCTCGCGACGACCGCACTCCAGGTCGCGCCCGCGCTCGCCGCCGGGAACAGCGTCGTGCTCAAGCCCGCGACGAAGACGCCCGTCAGCGCGGCCATCCTCGCCGACGTGATGCGCGACGTGGTGCCCGAGGGCGCCATCAACCTCGTCACCGGCCACGGCTCCGAGATCGGTGACGTGCTCGCCGGCGACGACCGCGTCAACGCCATCGCGATGACCGGCTCCTCGGGGGCCGGCAAGCACGTCGCCTACGAGTCCGGGATGGTCAACCTCCACATGGAGCTCGGCGGCAACGCGCCCCAGCTCGTCTTCCCCGACGCCGACCTCGACGAGGCCGCAGCGGCCGCGGCGAAGGGCTCGCTCAAGTACGCCGGCCAGCGGTGCTCGGCCATCTCGCGCGTGCTCGCCCACGAGGAGATCCACGACGACCTCGTCGCCCGCATCGACGACGCCATGGACGACTGGAAACAGGGCGACCTGTTCGACGAGGACACCGACCTCGGGCCGCTCATCTCCGAGGACCAGGCGGACTGGGTCGAGGAGCTCGTCGAGGACGCCCTCGACAAGGGGGCGACGCTCGTCCGCGGCGGCGGTCGCGACGGCCTCACCTACGAGCCGACGCTGCTCGCCGACGTGCCCCACGACGCCCGCATCCTGCAGGAGGAGCAGTTCGGCCCGGTCTGTGCGGTCACCTCGGTCGCCGATGAGGACGAGGCGGTCGACATCGCCAACGGCGGCGACCTCGCGCTCGACGCCTGCGTGTTCACGGCCGACTACGACCGCGCGATGCGGCTCGCAGACGTGGTCGACGCCGGCGCGGTCCGCATCAACGGCGCGCCGAGCCACGGCCTCGGCGACATCCCGTTCGGCGGCAACCGCGACTCCGGCATCGGCCGCGAGGGCATCGACGCCTCCATCCACGCGTTCATGCGCAAGAAGAGCATCGTGCTCTGAACGGCGGCGACGCGACTTTTCAGGTTGCAGTGCGTGGCGATACCTCAGTTCGGCGTGAAGCTCCCGAGCACCTGCGTCGTGCCGTCCAGACGACCCGGACTGGTGTCTCCGCGGCCGAGACCGCTCATGTCGACCGTGACCGACCAGACCGCGGTCGTCTGCGTGGCGGTCTGCGTCGCCGTCGGTGTCTCGGTCGGCTCGTCACCGTCGCTTGCGTCGTCGAGACAGCCGGCGAGCGTCAGGGTGACGGTCGTCGAGCCGAGGCCCGCGAGGAGCCGTCGTCTGGAGGGCGTTCCCTTACTGGATTCGTTGACGAACCGGTGTAAAAAGCCGCTGTCCGTCTGACGGAGAGGGTTCGCAGTCGGTCGTGGCTCCGTCAGGGAACCTGTGCCTGCGCCAGCATCTGGCTGTTCCTGCCGTCGGACCAGAGGACGAGGACGTTGGTCCCGCTCTCGACGTTCGAGACGTCGACCGAGACGCTGTCGCCTGCGGTGACCTCCTCGTACTGGTCGGCGAACTGGCTCCCCGCGGGACTGTCCCCGACGACGAGCGAGAGGTTCGACGCCGTGATGCTGTCGCCACCATCGTGGGAGACGGTCATCGTCCCATCCTCGAACTCGAACGCGATCTGGACCTGCGGCGCGTCCGTAGCACTCGACGACTCGCCCGGCGTGCCCGCGCTGAGGAGGTCGAACTGGTTCGTCGCGATGTCGCCGGTGACGAAGACGGTTCGTCCCTCGACCGAACTCCCGACGTTTCCGTAGTCCGAGAAGGCGTCCTGCTCGGTGAGATAGGAGGCCAGCGCCGACGGCTCGGCCGTCTCGCCCTCGGTGTAGGTGACGCCGATGGTGATGTTCGACGTGTCGGCGTCGAACTGCCAGCCGTAGCCGAGTGCGATCGCGCCGTCCAGCGACGGGTCGTTGGACGAGGCGTCCTCGGGGCGCTCGGCGACGACGAGCAGTTCCGACTCGCCGATGGCATCGACGGTGGTTCGCACCTCGCCGTTGTTCGACAGTAGCCGGGCCGTCTCGCCGGAGCGCGCCGCGAGCACTGTCTCGACCGCGTTCTGGGCGTTGGAGCCGAACGACTGGACGACGACGCCCTCGACGACGGCGACCGTGGACTGCGTGCTGTTCACCGCACCCTCGAAGATGGTCGCGTCTCCCTGCGTGCCGGTCTCCGAGAGCCCGGCGTCGGTGACCGCCGTGGCGAGTTCCCCGGCGCTCATCGACGTCCGGAGGACGATGGTGAACGCGGGAACGATCTGGACGACGTGCTCCCGGCTCTCGGGCGGGACGATGTCGACGAGTTCCGCCCCGAGCAGGCTCTGTGCGACGCGGCCGTACGTCCCGGTGTAGAAGTCGCTCTCGTGCTCGGCGAGGGCGGTGAGGTCGGCGTCGTAGTAGCTCGCGGCCCGAACGTCGAACTCGAACGCGTCCGAGACGGGGACCCACCGCGCGAGCTGGTCCGCGCCGACGGGCTCGCCGGAGCCGCCGGTGTCGGTTCCGTCGTCGGTCGTCGGTTCCTGGGTCGCGGTCCCGTCCGTCGTCGGCTCGGACGTTCCGGTCGGTGTGCCGTCGCCGTTGCCCGAGTCGGACGAACAGCCGGCGAGTGAGAACGATGCGGCCGCCGCACCTGTCGCCGCGATGAGACGCCGTCTGGAGGGTCGTTTCATGTGAATCTGTTTCCGAGGGCTCGTAAAGGTCTTCTGACCTGTCTGGACCGTCGGGTTCCTCACCACTCGGCGACGCTGCCGTCGGCCCGCCGCCAGACAGGGTTGTGCCAGTCGGGTTCCCGGCTCGCCGCGGCGAGTGCGTCCTCGTCGACCGCGACGCCGAGGCCGGGACCGTCGGGTATCTGGACGAAGCCGTCCTCGTAGTCGAACACGGAGGGGTCGGCGACGTAGTCGAGCACGTCGGCGCTCCCGTTGTAGTGGATGTCGAGGCTCTGCTCCTGGATGAGCGCGTTCGGTGCCACGGCGTCGACCTGGAGACAGGACGCGAGTGCGACCGGGCCGAGCGGGCAGTGCGGCGCGAGCGAGGCGTCGTACGTCGCGGCGAGGTCGGCGATGCGCTTGCACTCGGTGATGCCGCCGGCGTGGGAGAGGTCCGGCTGGACCACGTCGACCGCGCCCGCCTCCAGCAGCGGCCGGAAGTCGGTCCGGTGGTAGCACCGCTCGCCCGTCGCGATTGGGGTCGACGTGCGTTCGGCGATGCGCGGCAGCGCGTCGGCGTGCTCCGGCGCGACGGGCTCCTCGACGAAGAAGGGATCGTGCGGTTCGAGCGCCTCGACGAGCTGTTCGGCCATCGCGACCGTCGCGCGGCCGTGGAAGTCCACGCCGACGTCGACGTGGGGTCCGACGGCATCGCGGACCACCCGGAGGCGGTCGGCCGCAGCCTGCACCGTCGCCGGGGAGTCGATGCGTTCCAGCTCCGGCGTCGCGTTCATCTTCAGCGCGGTGAACCCGGCGTCGACCTGCTCGCGTGCTGCGTCGGCGACCCCCTCGGGCCGGTCGCCGCCGACCCACTGGTACACCCGGACGCGGTCCCTGACTGGTCCACCGAGCAGTTCGTGGACCGCCGCACCGAAGTGCTTGCCACGGATGTCCCAGAGCGCCTGGTCGATACCGGCGAGCGCGGAGGAGAGCACCGGGCCGCCGCGGTAGAATCCACCGCGGTACAACCGTTCCCAGTGGTCGGCGACTGGCAGCGGGTCCTCCCCGAGCAGGTAGTCCTCGACCAGTTCCACCACTGCGGCGCGGACCGTGTGGGCGCGACCTTCGACGACCGGCTCCCCCCAGCCGACGGTGCCGTCGCTGGTCTCCAGTTTGAGGAACAGCCAGCGGGGTGGGACCGGATACAGCTCGTAGTCGACGAGTTCCATCGACTCGGGGGTTGGCTCCAGGGTACTTGGACGTACCGTTGCGGTTTTGCCTGCGCCCGTCGAACCGCCGGGCGTGACAGTCGACGCCGCCCGGCGTGCCCGCGGTCACGTCCTCGACGAACACGCGGCCCTCCTCACCCGCCTCGGCGACTGTGCGGACCGCGTCGCCGCGGCCTGGGAGACGCCGCCGACCGACCGGGCTGCCGTCGTGGAGCCGCTCCGGGCGGTGCTCACCGAGTCGGGTGCGCTCGACGCGCTTCCGGGACTGCTCGGCGGCGCGGTCGAGGCGGCCGGGTACGAACTGCAGGCGTCGCCCGTCGCCGCGCCGCCGTACGTCGCCGTCACGAGCATCGGGCCGGTCTGTCGAGCGACCGTCGCGGACGGCCGACTCGTCGTCACGTTCGAGCTGTTCGAGCTGGACCGGTCCGGCGTCGAGCCGACTTACCATCGGCGCGACTGCCCGCCCGAGGAGAGCGTCGAGGTGGAACTCCGTGACTGATTATCGACCCTCGAACTCGGGCTCCTCGTCGCCGAAGAACGCCTCGTAGCCCGTCGCGTAGTCAGCACTACCGGAGAGGCGGGTGATGGCGTCCTTCTCGGCCGCGAGCTGGGCCGGCAGGTCGCGGTCCTCGCCGCGGGCGAGGAGTCGCTTGATGTTCGCGTAGGCTCGCGTCGGGCCGTCGGCGAACCCCCGCGCGACCTCGTCGACGCGGGCCTCGAACTCGTCGCCCGGGACGGCCTCCGTCGCGAGCCCCGCTGCAGCCGCCTCCTCCGCGGAGATCGGCTCGTCGAGCAGCGCGAACTCGCGGGCCCGACGGTAGCCGAGCAGCCGCGGGAGGAACCACGTCGAGCCGCCGTCGCCCGACAGACCGATGCGGGTGTACGTGAACTCGAAGCGCGCGTCCTCGTGGGCGAGCACCACGTCGGCGGCGAGCGCGAGGCCGAGGCCGCCGCCGGCCGCGACGCCACCGACGGCCGTCACGGTCGGCTTCTTCGCGGTCGCGAGCGTCTCGACGGTCTTGTGCAGCGGCGTCGCCACCGAATCGAGGCGCTTCCGGTCGGTCTCGTCGCCCGCGAACGACCCGAGGTCCGCCCCCGAACAGAAGGCGGGGCCGTTGCCGCCGAGGACGAGACAGCGAACGTCGTCGTCCTCGGCGAGTTCGACGATCGCGGCGCGGAGGTCGCGGGCGGTCGCCGCGTCGAGGGAGTTGTACGCCTCCGGTCGGTCCAGCGTCACGCGGCCGACCCCGTCGTCCCGGGCGACGGTCACGTGGTCGAACCCTGTCGTGGCTCCGGTGTCGTCGGATCCGTCTGTCATGCGCGGACCTGCGTGTGGCTCCGTGAAAAATCCGCCGAGCCGGTTCAGGGGGTTTAATACGCCGCCATGAAACCAGTCTGGGTATGGAACACGTGGACGTGGCTATCGTCGGCGGCGGTCCAGCGGGGACCAGCGCCGCCATCGAGGCGGCCTACCACGGTGCCGACACCGTGGTGCTGGAGAAGGGCGTCCCCCGCGCCGACCGCGAGGGGCTCGGTCCCGACTCGACCGACGCGGCCGGGATGCTCGACTACTGGATCGACATCATGGACCTCGATGTCTCCGAGCTGCCCGAGGGCGTCGTCCTGCAGGAGCTCGACGGCGTGGACTTCATCGGGCCGGCGACGACGACACACATGAGCAGCACGGGCATCGACTCGTCGTACGACCGGTTCGGCTTCACCTTCCAGCGCGCCCGGATGGACGACTGGCTCCGCGAGCGCGCCGAGGACGAGGGGGCACAGTACCGCGTCGGTGTCTCCGTCAGGGGCGTCGACTCGGACCTCGACGCGGAGTACCGGCACACGGTCCACCTCGCCGACGGGGAGGACGTGGCTGCGCGGTACCTGATCCTCTCGGACGGCCCGCAGCGCACGGTCACCATCCCGACGCTCGACCAGTTCCTCCCCGGAGACCGCAGCGTCGCGGACGTGATGGCCTCGACGAAGGCGAACCACATCGCCTACCAGGAGCACCGGCGCGTCCCCGAGGAGGTGTTCGAGGAGAACGTCCTGAAGTTCTGGTGGGGCTGGATGCCGGGCGAGACCGCCTACCCGTGGATCTTCCCGAACGACGGGAACATCGCCCGCATCGGGCTGACGATGCCCATCGGGATGACGCTCGAGGACGTCGAGCACCCGGAGGCGTTCCGGCTGCTCGAACCCGGGGACGAGAGCCTGCCCCGCGCCGGGGAGTACATCCGCCGGCTGCTCGAGATCGAGTACGGCGACGAGTACGACATCGAGGAGGACTTCCCGCTCGTCGAGGACCGCGGCAAGTCCGGCGGCACGGAGACCTACCCCATCTCCTCGACGCGACCCATCGACTCGCCCGTCGAGGCGGGTGTCGCCGTCACCGGCGGCGCGATGGGCACCACCTCGGCGTTCCACGAGGGCGGCTACCACGTGGCCGCCCGCTCGGGCAAGCTCGCCGGTCGTCTCGCCGCGGTCGACTCGCTGCACCGCTACAACGACGTCTGGAAGAACATCATCGGCGAGGAGCTCGTCCGGAACCTCTCCTTCGCGGACATCGTGAAGTCCTACGAGCCGGACGACTGGGACCGCACGTTCGGCATCGCGAACGACCTCATGGCCGACGCGGCGAGCGAGCTCATCGAGACGAACTTCTCCGGCGGTATCGGGGGCCTGAAGCTCGTCTACCAGTACAAGAAGCGCAAGCGGAGCTTCATGAAGAACGGCTACGTCCAGATCCGCGAGGACGAGTACACCGTCTGAACGGCAGACCCGCAAGACCTTACCGCGTCGGCCGGCTACCCACTCCTGCGTGCCATTAGTCCCCGCCCGAGCGCACCCGTTTCGGGAGCGATGAACCGGCGGAGAACCCAGGCACGCGACATCGTTTGCCGGCCGCTCCGCGGCCCGCCGACCAGGTTCACGCCGGTCGGCACCCGGCAGTGCTGGCTCACTGCCCGCCCGGCACGAGGGTTTCCCGGTCGACTTGGCACGCCGCCTCGGGATGAGACCGGCCGTTAGTGTTCCGGGCGTACATTTTGCGTCCGTCCATCGTATCGACCGCACTGAGCGGGGAGTGCGTCTGCATCGTCGAGGAGCGTTCGTCTTTGAAGGAGCGGGACGTTCTCCTGTGCGCGGCGTCTCGTGGGAGACTGCTGTGGGCTTTATTGTGTTTCCGACCGAATTACCGGTATGGCCCCCGATATCGAGGTTCCGGAACCACCGGACCTCTCGAACCGAGGAATGCCGCGTGACTTCGAGTGGGAGGAGGAGACGCTCGGATCGGAGGACTTCTACCGCGAGGACGTCGAGGACCTGCTCCAGGAGGGTGCGTGGAAGGAGGGGTTCAACGAGTGGACCGAGTACACGAGCCTCGACGAAGCGCAGGTTCGGCTCGTCGACGACCTCGGCCTGTTTCAGGCGTTCGACTTCTACTGGGACCCAACCGAGGACCGACTTCGCTTCGACGCCCCGACGGTTCCGGACGACTGGCGGGAGCTAGACGCGACCGAGTCGCTCTCTTCGAGCACGGTTTCGATGATCGACGGGGCGCTGGACGACCTCGGACGGGTGGTCCAGGAGGTTCTGGAGGACTACATCGAACGGAACGACGAAGCGTCCAACTACGGGTGGGGCGACGAGACGTACGGCAGTCGCGAGGAGTGAGTCCTGCCGGGCGCAAGCCGTCTGGCCGACGGAATCCCGCCCGGTCCGTGAGTCCTGGGGAACGTTAATTGATACCGTCGGCGAAGTGTGTGGCATGGGATACCTTGTCAAGATGCCCAAGCTCGGGATGGACATGGACCAGGGAACGGTGGTCGAGTGGTTCGTCGAGGAGGGCGAGGCGGTCGAGTCCGGGCAGGTCATCGCCGAGATAGAGTCAGAGAAGACCACGGGCGAGGTCGAGGTCAGACAGGACGGCGTCGTCCACCACATCCTCCTCGACGTCGGGGGGAGCGTCGAGCCGGGTGGGAACGTCGCCGTCGTGGGGACCGCCGACGAGGACGTCTCCGACCTGCTCGCCGAGGCCACCGGGGGCGAGGCGGCGGAGGAAGGCGAGGACGCCGATGCCGGGGCTGCCTCGACTGCCGAGGCGTCGGCAGAGGGTTCATCGGAGGGCGGCGGGACGGTCGACACGTCCACTGGCGGTGCAGCATCGACGACACAGGTGAAGGCGACACCGCGCGCGAAGAAGCGAGCGGAGGAACTGGGCGTCGACCTCGCTGGCGTCGAGGGGACGGGGCCACAGGGTGCGGTTTCGGAAGCCGATGTCGAGGCTGCCGCCGACTCGGGCGGTGACACGACCGCGGCAGAGGACGTGAAGGCGACGCCACGCGCGAAGAAGCGCGCGGAGGAGCTGGGCGTCGACCTCGCCGGCGTCGAGGGAACCGGGCCGCAGGGCGCGGTCTCGGAGTCCGACGTCGAGGCGGCGGCCGAGTCGGCGGCCACCGAGACAGACGAGGCCGCAGCGACGACGGAGCCCGAGGCTGCCGCCGCGACCGGGGCGACGACGGAGCCCGCCGCCGAGGACGCGGCCGCCGGTGAGCGCGTCTTCGCGTCCCCGTCGGCCAGGCGACTCGCCCGCGAGCTGGGCGTCGACGTCGAGCAGGTCTCCGGCACGGGGCCGAGCGGACGGGTGGGCGAGGCGGACGTCCGGGCGGCCGCAGGGGAGGATGCCGAAGCGGGGGCCGCCGAGGCGGAGCCGCCGGGGACCAGAGACGAGGAACGACCCCTCACCGGGATGCGACGGACCATCGCCCAGCGGCTCGGGGAGAGCTACCGCGAGGCGGTCCACGTCACGGCACACCGGACGGCGGATGCGGAGGCGTTGCTCGCCGCCGCGACGGCCGCCGACGACGGCCTCGACCAGAAGGTCACGGTGAACGACGTCCTCCTCGTCGCGCTCTCTGCGGCGCTCGACGAACACCCGGCGTTCAACGCCACATTCGAGGACGACGTCCACCGCCTGCACGAGACGCAGAACGTCTGCATCGCCATCGACATCGACGCGGGACTCGTCGCTCCCGTCGTCCGGAACGTCGGCGGGCTCTCGCTGGGCGAGCTGGCCGAGAAACGCCGGGCCGTGACCGAGCGGGCGCTCTCGGGCGAGTACACGATGGACGACCTCAGCGGGGGGACGTTCACCGTCTCCAACCTCGGCGTCCTCGGCGTGGAGTCGTTCGACCCGGTCATCAACCCGCCGCAGGTCGCCATCCTCGGGGTCAACGCCATCGAGGACGCCGTCGTCCCCACCGAGGACGGGGTCGGGGTCCGAAAGCAGATCTCGTTCGACCTTTCGTTCGACCACCGGATCGTCGACGGCGCGGACGCGGCCCGCTTCCTCGGCTCGCTGGTCGAACACGTGGAGAACCCGTGGCCGCTCGTCATCGCCGCGGGCGGGCGCTGACCCGTCAGACGGAGTCAGTCCGTCCTGAAGTAGCCCTCGGCGGCAGCCTGTTCGTACACCGCGTCGATGTCGACGACGACCGGCCCGTCCGCGACCGGCCGGGCCTCGATGGTGGCCTCCCTGATCTCCAGTTCGCGCTCCCCGTCGACGGAGAGCACGCCGCGGGGGAGCTCGAAGGCCATCGGCTCGTCGACCGCGAGTTCACCCCACTCCCGAACGCCGAGCCGGTCGACCACGCCCGGGACGGTGATGGCCCGGACGGTCTGTGGACACTCCCCTGCAGGGCCGAGTCGGAAGCCGACGCCACCGGCCTCGTCGGGGCGGTCGACGGTGAGCCCGCCGGCGATGCCCGACAGCCCGATCTCGGTGGGGAACGCCCGCGAGACGACGCCGCCCACGACGGTGTCGGCGTCGAGGATGGCGCGCGTCCCGATGAACTGCTGGTCGAGGACGCCGAGCGTCGCCAGCCCCCGGATGGTGTGCTCGCCGGTGGCGGTGTCGGCGACCGCCTCGACCATCCCGTGGCGATAGGTCGTCCCCTCGCGCGACACGGCACCTGTCGCCACGAGGGCGGCCGCGCCGCCGGCGACGGTGCCGTCGACCGCGGTGGGGAAGACGTTGTTCGTCCCCGTCGACACGCTGACGACCGGCACGTCCCCCGACTCGTGTGCGACGTCCCGGTTGGTGCCGTCGCCGCCGAGGACGACGACGGCGTCGGCCTCGGCCGCGAATCGCGCGGCGGCGCGCCGCGAGTCCTCGCCGCTCCCCGTGACGCGCGTGTCGAGCAGGCTCGTCGGCAGGCCGTCGGGGGCGTCGTCGACGAGTCGCTGGCCGAGGTTCCCCCGGTCGGGCATGACGAGCACCTCGACGTCGTCGGCGATGGCGAGCCCGGCGAGGACGCACTCGGCGGTCCGGCGTTTCTCGTAGTCGCCACTCACGCTCGCACCGCCGGTGAGCCGGCGGATGTCTCGGCCTGCCGCCGGGTTGACGACGAGGCCGACCGTGGCGGTCACTCAGACCACACGGTCGATGGCCGCACGGACGCCGTCGGCGTCGGGCAGGACCTCCTCCTCGAGGGCGGGACTGAACGGGATGTGTGTGTCGGGGACGCCGACGCGCTGGATGGGGGCGTCGAGGCTGAAGAACGCCTGCTCCTGGACCCGCGCGACGACCTCGGCGTGGGTGCCGTACGAGAGCGGGCTCTCGTCGGCGACGACGAGTCTGCCGGTCTTCCCGACGCTCTCGACCAGCGTCTCCGTGTCGAGGGGGTAGAGCGACTGGAGGTCGATGACCTCGACGCTCGTCTCGCCGTCGAGCTCCTCCGCGAGGTCGAGGGACTCGCCGACGAGCCGCTGGGTGGCGACCACCGTGACGTCGTCGCCCTCCCGCTCGACGCTCGCCTGCCCGAGCGGGACGGTGTAGTCCTCGTCGACCGGCACCTCGCCCGCCTGTTCGTAGATCATCTTGTTCTCGAAGAAGAACACCGGGTCGTTCGAGCGGATGGCGGTCTTCAGCAGCCCCTTGGCCGCGCGCGGCGTCCCGGGGGTGACGGCCATCACGCCGGGGAGGTGGGCGAACCACGTGTGGATGGTCCCCGAGTGCTGGCTCGCCGCACCCATCCCGCCGCCCTCGGTCGTCCGGACGGTGACGGGCATCTCGGTCTTCCCGCCGAACATGTAGCGGTTCTTTGCCATCTGGTTCAGTATCTGCTCGGAGCAGACGCCGAGGAAGTCGGAGAACATGATCTCGACGACGGGTCGCGACCCCGTCGCGGCCGCCCCCACGGCGGCCCCCATGAATCCGGCCTCGCTGATGGGTGTGTCCCGGACGCGCTCCTCGCCGAACTCCTCGACGAGGTCGCCGGTGACGCTCAGGACGCCGCCGAACTCTCCGACGTCCTCGCCCATGATGAAGGCGTCCTCGTCGCGCTCGAGCTCCTCTCTGAGCGCGAGGCGGATGGCCTCGCGGATGGTCATCTCCTGTGTGTCCGATACGTCGTCTCCGGGCTGGCTAGTCGTGCTCATTGGGTCTCACCGCCGTCGGCGCGCATCTGCGCCCCGAAGTCGTTGATCTCGGGGACCGTCATGCCGAACATGTCCTCGTACGCTTCGCTCGGGTCGGGGTAGTCGGCCTCCTTCGCCGTTTCCGCCGCCGTCTCGATCTCGTCGTCGATCTCCGACTGCATCGACTCGAACTCCTCCTCGGTGATCGTCCCGGCGTCGACGAGGCGGTTCTTGAACGTCTCGATGGCGTCGCGGTCCTTCCAGAGCTCGATGTCCTCCTTGCTCCGGTAGGGCTGGTGGTCCCCCTCGAAGTGGCCCTCGTAGCGGTAGGTGTCCGCCTCGATGAACGTCGGGCCCTCGCCGGTGGCTGCCCGCTCGCGCGCCTCCGTCACCGCCTCGTAGACGGCCGTCACGTCCATCCCGTCGACGGTGAACCCGGGGATGTCGTACGCCTCGGCCGTCGCGCTCAGGTGTTCGACGTTGTGCTGTTCCTCGACCGGTGTCCCCTCGCCGAACTGGTTGTTCTCGACGACGAACACCACCGGGAGGTCCCACGTCGCCGCGAGGTTGATGGCCTCGTGGACCTGCCCCTGGGCCACCGCACCGTCGCCGAAGAACGCCAGCGCGACCCTGTCCTCGTCCTTCATCTCGGCCGTGAGCGCCGCCCCTGTCGCCAGCGGCGGCCCTGCGCCGACGATCCCGT
Proteins encoded:
- a CDS encoding alpha-ketoacid dehydrogenase subunit beta is translated as MSTTSQPGDDVSDTQEMTIREAIRLALREELERDEDAFIMGEDVGEFGGVLSVTGDLVEEFGEERVRDTPISEAGFMGAAVGAAATGSRPVVEIMFSDFLGVCSEQILNQMAKNRYMFGGKTEMPVTVRTTEGGGMGAASQHSGTIHTWFAHLPGVMAVTPGTPRAAKGLLKTAIRSNDPVFFFENKMIYEQAGEVPVDEDYTVPLGQASVEREGDDVTVVATQRLVGESLDLAEELDGETSVEVIDLQSLYPLDTETLVESVGKTGRLVVADESPLSYGTHAEVVARVQEQAFFSLDAPIQRVGVPDTHIPFSPALEEEVLPDADGVRAAIDRVV
- a CDS encoding thiamine pyrophosphate-dependent dehydrogenase E1 component subunit alpha, producing the protein MVTLDIESAEGQTEILRRMLTIRAFDTKAGELFADGELPGFVHLYIGEEAVGVGAVSALEEQDYITSTHRGHGHCISKGLDTYEMMAELYGKRDGYCNGKGGSMHIADVDAGMLGANGIVGAGPPLATGAALTAEMKDEDRVALAFFGDGAVAQGQVHEAINLAATWDLPVVFVVENNQFGEGTPVEEQHNVEHLSATAEAYDIPGFTVDGMDVTAVYEAVTEARERAATGEGPTFIEADTYRYEGHFEGDHQPYRSKEDIELWKDRDAIETFKNRLVDAGTITEEEFESMQSEIDDEIETAAETAKEADYPDPSEAYEDMFGMTVPEINDFGAQMRADGGETQ
- a CDS encoding NAD(+)/NADH kinase, producing the protein MTATVGLVVNPAAGRDIRRLTGGASVSGDYEKRRTAECVLAGLAIADDVEVLVMPDRGNLGQRLVDDAPDGLPTSLLDTRVTGSGEDSRRAAARFAAEADAVVVLGGDGTNRDVAHESGDVPVVSVSTGTNNVFPTAVDGTVAGGAAALVATGAVSREGTTYRHGMVEAVADTATGEHTIRGLATLGVLDQQFIGTRAILDADTVVGGVVSRAFPTEIGLSGIAGGLTVDRPDEAGGVGFRLGPAGECPQTVRAITVPGVVDRLGVREWGELAVDEPMAFELPRGVLSVDGERELEIREATIEARPVADGPVVVDIDAVYEQAAAEGYFRTD